In a genomic window of Branchiostoma floridae strain S238N-H82 chromosome 19, Bfl_VNyyK, whole genome shotgun sequence:
- the LOC118406498 gene encoding uncharacterized protein LOC118406498: MLEAGIHKEINIVQYCDGEEDCRTGVDESPRRCAMFPNRLPCTRSNRFISRDNMCDGIPDCVDASDEDVCAGKGACLLPISLLQEKYSIEESIGTNQGFHSSHQLSLAQWTVEGLNDWLQITLENPVQLAGVAVSGSRRSHTLIFSLEYGFLDDCLTAYTEEDELKTFQTDGDGKGEHHLVTAVRAKVVRVIPQAWLYKTIWDVGLLGCVVKEHRIKDASCGKGWTMFGERCYQKFPSPLVWWAAENYCQALGGHLAAVNTLEENDFLRDNIGNGWIGMKLGAVLIKKERQKIVDFSWSDGSPAGDSFKEQDMSFDGFREYIWRLNDPFCAFLEYYGSWSLQPCSLIEKEFICERDPSPYRTDSCETTANDIHTELENVQDTDRDEINVYMPDMTVCDDCMARKTACGHIRCGNPDQYRCGLIYSPGYPTAFPSSVICLWTIEGAPGSFITLLLLDVDLPGYSGGACTSRVLLVRDRFLTVGWNTIHGLCRGEGEQKRYVSSSNEMQLAMLATSSNSDFGDSRGFIATFNVSTFTTSRQVQNLPDDAGMYDIYRNSTFVWTDDTPMTYIDWSPMDVRTWFAQPDGAKLNFCVAIVMKNVWGTDQWYDESCTERATRSFICKRAAKRVNRSGGNA, encoded by the exons ATGCTTGAGGCTGGTATTCACAAGGAAATCAACATCGTTCAATATTGTGATGGCGAAGAagactgcaggacaggtgtagaTGAAAGCCCGAGGCGATGTG CCATGTTCCCAAACAGGCTTCCGTGCACCCGGTCCAATCGCTTTATTTCAAGAGACAACATGTGTGATGGCATACCGGATTGTGTGGATGCTTCAGACGAAGATGTCTGTGCTG GAAAGGGAGCTTGTCTGCTACCGATATCCTTACTTCAAGAGAAGTATTCAATTGAGGAGAGTATTGGCACAAATCAAGGGTTCCACAGTAGCCACCAACTCAGCTTGGCACAGTGGACGGTAGAGGGACTTAATGACTGGTTGCAAATTACATTGGAAAACCCCGTACAACTTGCCGGAGTAGCAGTTTCTGGTTCAAGGCGATCGCATACTCTCATATTTTCCTTGGAGTACGGGTTTTTGGATGATTGTTTGACAGCGTATACGGAAGAAGACGAACTTAAG ACATTCCAAACCGATGGTGATGGTAAGGGTGAGCATCATCTTGTCACAGCAGTGCGTGCCAAGGTGGTTAGGGTTATACCACAAGCTTGGCTGTACAAGACGATTTGGGACGTAGGACTACTAGGATGTGTGGTAAAAG AGCATCGCATAAAGGACGCATCCTGTGGTAAAGGTTGGACGATGTTTGGAGAGCGTTGCTACCAGAAGTTTCCCTCGCCACTTGTCTGGTGGGCTGCGGAGAACTATTGTCAAGCTCTTGGTGGTCATCTGGCGGCTGTCAACACACTAGAGGAAAACGACTTCCTCCGAGACAACATTGGAAACGGATGGATAGGGATGAAACTTGGTGCTGTATTGATAAAGAAGGAGAGACAG AAAATTGTGGACTTTTCTTGGAGCGATGGAAGTCCTGCAGGCGACTCTTTCAAGGAACAGGATATGTCATTCGATGGTTTCCGGGAATATATTTGGAGACTAAATGATCCCTTCTGTGCCTTTCTAGAATATTACG GTTCCTGGAGTCTTCAACCTTGCAGTCTGATTGAGAAAGAATTCATCTGTGAGAGAG ATCCGTCACCATACCGGACTGATAGCTGTGAAACTACCGCAAACGACATTCACACCGAGTTAGAAAATGTGCAAGATACGGACCGAGACGAAATAAATGTTTATATGCCGGATATGACAG TGTGCGACGATTGCATGGCTCGGAAGACAGCCTGTGGCCATATACGATGTGGCAACCCTGACCAATACCGCTGTGGCCTGATCTACTCCCCAGGATACCCTACGGCCTTCCCCTCTTCAGTGATCTGCCTCTGGACAATTGAGGGTGCTCCCGGAAGCTTCATAACTCTTCTGCTGCTAGATGTAGATCTGCCCGGATACTCGGGAGGTGCCTGCACCAGCCGTGTGCTGCTAGTCAGGGACAGGTTCCTCACGGTAGGATGGAACACGATCCACGGGCTGTGTCGCGGCGAGGGTGAACAGAAGCGTTACGTGTCGAGCTCTAACGAAATGCAGTTGGCCATGTTGGCGACGAGCAGCAATTCTGATTTTGGCGACAGTCGCGGGTTTATTGCGACGTTCAATGTCAGTACGTTCACCACTAGCCGACAAGTGCAGAACCTACCTGATGATGCAG GAATGTACGATATCTATCGGAACTCGACCTTTGTGTGGACCGATGACACTCCGATGACATACATCGACTG GTCACCCATGGATGTCAGAACCTGGTTCGCACAACCTGACGGCGCTAAGCTCAACTTCTGcgttgccatagtgatgaaGAACGTCTGGGGAACTGACCAGTGGTACGACGAGTCCTGCACTGAACGAGCCACAAGGTCCTTCATCTGCAAGCGGGCGGCCAAACGAGTGAACCGCTCGGGAGGCAATGCTTAA